A window from Vigna angularis cultivar LongXiaoDou No.4 chromosome 7, ASM1680809v1, whole genome shotgun sequence encodes these proteins:
- the LOC108336560 gene encoding disease resistance protein RGA5: protein MMQKIVIKMHVASEKCRKKAMVIAAECQGVESIEIDTECSEIVVTGDEVDPFCLTKQMKKKFRHATLIHVENIKGGVEEDGQEEEDETIPEKIYPPSCAICSTSIIQPAFTFYEYPNNCSIL, encoded by the exons ATGATGCagaaaatagttataaaaatgcATGTGGCGAGTGAGAAATGCAGAAAGAAGGCTATGGTAATTGCAGCTGAATGTCAAG GTGTGGAATCAATAGAAATAGATACAGAATGCAGTGAAATTGTGGTAACTGGAGATGAAGTAGATCCTTTTTGCTTAACGAAACAGATGAAAAAGAAGTTCCGCCATGCTACCCTGATACATGTGGAAAATATAAAAGGAGGAGTTGAGGAGGATggccaagaagaagaagacgaaaccATACCAGAGAAAATTTATCCTCCGTCTTGTGCAATATGTAGCACCTCTATCATTCAACCTGCTTTCACATTTTATGAATACCCTAATAACTGCTCCATCCTCTGA